A section of the Polyodon spathula isolate WHYD16114869_AA chromosome 29, ASM1765450v1, whole genome shotgun sequence genome encodes:
- the LOC121302508 gene encoding cholesterol 25-hydroxylase-like protein has product MNGSCDLHNSLLLQPVWDPIRRRQDLLLSNLFPACFSFVANVSLCLPFAALDCLGSRWPWLRRNKLHGLGPVSPTAWWGCLGRVAWNQVVCILPTTLLSHYLLRPPSSLPPAAPSCLRFLEEVVLCLLLFDTMHFMFHMRIHRVSWLFVKIHRVHHEVQDPFALAAQYSSHWEVLFLQDFAISSTALLGCHPLSEVTFHLLNIWLSVEDHCGYDLPWGTHHLLPFTLFGGAPFHTIHHQRFRVNYTPYFTHWDRIFGTYMAPPTTAKKVGVQPGPPVHRKDSF; this is encoded by the exons atgaatggCAGCTGCGATCTCCACAACTCACTCCTCCTCCAGCCAGTGTGGGATCCAATCAGGCGTCGGCAGGACCTCCTGCTCTCCAACCTTTTCCCAGCATGCTTCTCCTTCGTGGCCAATGTCTCCCTGTGCCTCCCCTTCGCTGCGTTGGACTGCCTGGGGTCGCGGTGGCCGTGGCTGAGGCGCAATAAGCTGCATGGTTTGGGTCCCGTGAGTCCCACGGCGTGGTGGGGCTGCCTCGGGAGGGTGGCGTGGAACCAGGTGGTCTGCATCCTTCCCACGACCCTGCTGTCGCACTACCTCCTCCGACCCCCTTCCAGCCTGCCTCCAGCGGCCCCGTCGTGCCTCAGGTTCCTGGAGGAGGTGGTTCTGTGTCTGCTCCTGTTTGACACCATGCACTTCATGTTTCACATGCGGATCCACAG GGTGTCCTGGCTTTTTGTGAAGATCCACAGAGTTCACCACGAAGTGCAGGACCCCTTTGCCCTTGCAGCGCAGTATTCCAGCCACTGGGAGGTGCTGTTCCTGCAGGACTTCGCCATCTCCAGCACGGCTCTGCTGGGCTGCCACCCGCTCAGCGAGGTGACCTTTCACCTCCTCAACATCTGGCTGTCTGTGGAGGATCACTGTGGCTATGACCTGCCCTGGGGCACCCACCACCTGCTGCCCTTTACCCTCTTCGGAGGTGCTCCCTTTCACACCATCCACCACCAGCGCTTCAGAGTGAACTACACCCCCTATTTCACCCACTGGGACCGGATCTTTGGGACCTATATGGCCCCCCCCACCACCGCTAAAAAAGTAGGTGTGCAACCGGGACCCCCAGTTCACCGAAAGGActctttttaa
- the erlin2 gene encoding erlin-2, with amino-acid sequence MAQVGAIASLALALVAAALFSAVHKIEEGHTGVYYRGGALLTSTSGPGFHLMLPFITSFKSVQTTLQTDEVKNVPCGTGGGVLIYFDRIEVVNFLVPSAVYDIVRNFTADYDKLLIFNKVHHELNQFCSVHTLQEVYIELFDRIDEDLKLALQQDLTIMAPGLIIQAVRVTKPNIPESIRRNYELMESEKTKLLIAAQTQRVVEKEAETERKRAVIEAEKLAQVAEIKFAQQVMEKQTERKISEIEDSAYLAKEKARADAEFYTALRTADANRMKLTPAYLQLMKYKAISANSKIYFGSKIPRMFVDSAPGGLQTAAVDGTDEGGPQSHSCRSPPGGGVGERGPRNSLRRSTVNSSIKP; translated from the exons ATGGCTCAGGTGGGCGCGATAGCGTCCCTGGCGTTGGCTCTCGTCGCTGCCGCGCTGTTCTCTGCCGTGCACAAGATCGAGGAAGGACACACGGGCGTTTACTACAG AGGTGGCGCTCTCCTAACCTCCACCAGTGGCCCCGGCTTTCACCTCATGCTGCCTTTCATCACCTCCTTTAAATCTGTGCAG ACCACGTTACAGACAGACGAGGTTAAAAACGTCCCGTGTGGAACAGG TGGAGGGGTGTTGATCTACTTCGACAGGATTGAGGTGGTGAATTTTCTCGTCCCCTCTGCAG tgtacGACATTGTGAGGAATTTCACGGCGGATTATGACAAGTTGCTGATCTTCAACAAAGTTCACCACGAGCTCAATCAGTTCTGCAGCGTGCACACCCTGCAGGAGGTGTACATCGAGCTGTTCG atCGGATTGATGAGGATCTCAAGCTCGCTCTGCAGCAGGATCTCACCATCATGGCTCCAGGACTCATTATACAG gctGTTCGCGTCACAAAGCCCAACATACCAGAAAGCATCCGCAGAAACTACGAGCTAAT GGAGAGTGAGAAGACGAAGCTGCTGATCGCAGCGCAGACACAGAGAGTGGTGGAGaaagaggcagagacagagaggaaGAGAGCCGTGATCG AGGCTGAGAAGTTGGCCCAGGTGGCAGAAATCAAGTTTGCGCAGCAGGTGATGGAAAAGCAGACGGAGAGAAAGATCTCGGAGATCGAAG ACTCTGCTTACCTGGCGAAGGAGAAGGCCCGGGCCGACGCTGAGTTCTACACAGCTCTGAGGACAGCCGACGCCAACCGG ATGAAGCTGACCCCTGCGTACCTGCAGCTCATGAAATACAAAGCCATCTCAGCCAACAGCAAGATTTATTTCGGGAGCAAAATCCCACGCATGTTCGTGGACTCCGCCCCTGGGGGCTTGCAGACCGCCGCAGTGGACGGGACAGACGAGGGGGGGCCCCAGAGCCACAGCTGTCGATCTCCCCCAGGAGGGGGTGTGGGTGAGAGGGGTCCCCGAAACTCTTTGAGAAGGTCCACAGTAAACTCCAGTATTAAACCCTGA